The Phoenix dactylifera cultivar Barhee BC4 unplaced genomic scaffold, palm_55x_up_171113_PBpolish2nd_filt_p 000605F, whole genome shotgun sequence genome includes a window with the following:
- the LOC120106692 gene encoding spidroin-2-like, translated as MVVAGRAVYGDEAADRAAAALVVLAGVAAASAVLDGAADVPAAGAWAVLAWAAGPSAVLAGAAGPWAVLAGAAGPWAVLAWAAGPWEVLAGAAGPWEIVAGAAGPLAVWPGRRGPGRFWPGRRGPGRFRARRRRAGWAWPGFRPGRHGDEKG; from the coding sequence ATGGTGGTGGCGGGCCGCGCGGTCTATGGTGATGAGGCGGCGGACCGGGCGGCCGCGGCCCTCGTGGTTCTGGCCGGGGTGGCGGCGGCCTCGGCTGTTCTGGACGGGGCGGCGGACGTCCCGGCGGCGGGGGCCTGGGCGGTTCTGGCCTGGGCGGCGGGCCCCTCGGCGGTTCTGGCCGGGGCGGCGGGCCCTTGGGCGGTTCTGGCCGGGGCGGCGGGGCCCTGGGCGGTTCTGGCCTGGGCGGCGGGGCCCTGGGAGGTTCTGGCCGGGGCGGCGGGGCCCTGGGAGATTGTGGCCGGGGCGGCGGGGCCCTTGGCGGTCTGGCCGGGGCGGCGGGGACCTGGGCGGTTCTGGCCGGGGCGGCGGGGGCCTGGGAGGTTCCGGGCGAGGAGGCGGAGGGCCGGGTGGGCGTGGCCGGGGTTCAGGCCGGGGCGGCATGGTGATGAAAAGGGATG